In the Salarias fasciatus chromosome 13, fSalaFa1.1, whole genome shotgun sequence genome, one interval contains:
- the ablim1a gene encoding actin-binding LIM protein 1 isoform X3: protein MGERNTVRQQPGYDGLCNYAQKITSCFGLDVAHAQDTHHHSAEKPLIQCYKCGQPCKGEVLRVQNKHFHLKCFTCKVCGCDLAQGGFFMKNGEYLCTLDYQRMHGTRCNGCGDFVEGEVVTALGKTYHPACFVCTICKRPFPAGDRVTFNGKDCLCQYCVEPMSPGPKDILGSSNCAGCGRDIKNGQALLALDKQWHLGCFKCKACSKVLTGEYISKDGAPYCEKDYQIHFGVQCEACHQFITGKVLEAGDKHYHPSCARCSRCNQMFTEGEEMYLQGSTVWHPGCKNTTRTEERHRERLLPPSLLFLQKTERQPTRSSSESICSRPGSSIPGSPGHTIYAKVDNEILDYRDLAAIPKVKAIYDIERPDLITYEPMYTTSLEEREERRESVGELHTARRERSPLPDDKSSRNMSPTPPGEGSYDRRERILQRSTSQGSIGSPVYNRHGYTPTLSRSPQHFHRPEALTGMQKLCSSLCSNSVGSRNSDSRPTSPFRHHFLPHSQGTDPPSGRSSPLPLRPDSRPVTPPLSQTPKHFHLPDQGSNIYRKPPIYKLHDSAAIARQSKSGDDIIRSATFPAAHAPSPDDSSRSEGDLWPYSLAVLGSEGRRRSREEEEEEALKRKQLQEEHLSKIQSGLGKLILKEEMEKEQIRERHARSLSAQRYDPKQTNCDAEPTSPTKTNSLPGYGRNGLHRPQSTDFTQYNSYGDMCGGGREFQHIKDGRAALARMDRGVSMPNMLEPKVYPYEMLMITSRGRAKLPRDVDRTRLERHLAPETFFDIFGMEIQEFDRLPLWKRNDMKKKAKLF, encoded by the exons TGGCTCATGCGCAGGACACACACCACCACTCCGCAGAGAAGCCCCTGATCCAGTGCTACAAGTGTGGGCAGCCATGCAAGGGAGAGGTGCTCCGGGTGCAGAACAAGCACTTTCACCTCAAGTGCTTCACCTGCAAAG TGTGCGGCTGCGACCTCGCCCAGGGGGGCTTCTTCATGAAGAATGGAGAGTATCTGTGCACGCTGGACTACCAACGCATGCACGGCACCCGCTGCAATGGCTGCGGGGAttttgttgagggagaagtggtcACTGCCCTGGGCAAGACGTACCACCCCGCCTGCTTCGTGTGCACAATCTGCAA ACGACCGTTCCCCGCGGGGGACAGGGTGACCTTTAACGGCAAGGACTGCCTGTGTCAGTACTGTGTGGAGCCAATGTCTCCAGGACCAAAGGACATCCTGGGCTCCAGCA ATTGTGCAGGATGCGGCCGGGACATCAAGAACGGACAGGCTCTTCTTGCCCTGGACAAACAGTGGCATCTGGGCTGCTTTAAGTGCAAGGCCTGCAGCAAAGTGCTGACCGGGGAGTACATCAGCAA ggaTGGCGCCCCCTACTGTGAGAAGGATTACCAGATTCATTTTGGAGTTCAGTGTGAAGCTTGCCATCAATTCATCACGGGAAAAGTGTTAGAG GCAGGAGATAAGCACTACCATCCCAGCTGTGCACGGTGCAGCAGGTGCAATCAGATGTTCACAGAGGGAGAAGAAATGTACCTTCAAG GATCAACCGTCTGGCATCCCGGCTGCAAGAACACCacgagaacagaggagagacaCAGGGAGCGG CTATTGCCTCCGTCCCTCTTATTCCTTCAAAAAACAGAAAGGCAG ccCACGAGGTCGTCATCCGAGAGTATTTGTTCCAGACCTGGTTCAAGCATACCTGGCTCACCGGGTCACACGATCTAT GCAAAAGTAGACAATGAGATCCTTGATTACAGAGACCTAGCTGCCATTCCAAAAGTCAAAGCCATTTATGACATTGAGCGCCCCGATCTTATTACCTATGAACCTATGTACACCACCTccctggaagagagagaggagagacgagaGAGTGTGGGAGAG CTCCACACTGCCAGGAGGGAACGGTCCCCCTTGCCCGATGACAAG TCGTCAAGGAACATGTCGCCAACCCCACCTGGAGAG GGCTCTTATGACAGGAGGGAACGCATCCTCCAGAGGTCCACCAGTCAGGGCTCCATAGGATCGCCAGTTTACAATCGCCACGGTTACACGCCCACGTTGTCGCGGTCGCCACAGCACTTTCACAGACCAG AGGCTTTGACAGGCATGCAgaagctctgctcctccctgtGCAGTAACAGTGTGGGCTCCAGAAATAGTGACTCACGCCCCACCTCCCCTTTCAGACACCACTTCCTCCCCCATAGCCAAG GCACGGACCCGCCGAGTGGCCGGAGCTCCCCTCTGCCGCTCAGGCCCGACAGCCGGCCGGTCACCCCGCCTCTCTCTCAGACACCTAAACATTTCCACCTCCCAG ATCAAGGGAGCAACATCTACAGAAAGCCACCAATCTACAAACTACACG ATTCAGCCGCCATAGCACGCCAAAGCAAGTCTGGTGACGACATCATCAGATCCGCCACCTTCCCCGCCGCTCATGCTCCCTCTCCGGACGACAGCTCGCGGAGTGAGGGCGACCTTTGGCCCTACTCTCTCGCTGTATTAG GTTCAGAAGGAAGGAGACGCtcgagagaagaggaggaagaagaggcctTGAAAAGAAAGCAGCTCCAGGAGGAACATCTCAGTAAG ATTCAGTCGGGTTTGGGGAAGCTCATCCtgaaagaggagatggagaaagagCAGATCAGGGAGCGTCACGCACGCAGCCTCTCTGCTCAGCGTTACGACCCCAAACAGACCAACTGTGACGCAG AGCCAACTTCTCCAACCAAAACAAACTCTCTGCCTGGATATGGGAGGAATGGGCTTCATCGG cCTCAGTCAACAGACTTTACCCAGTACAACAGCTATGGTGACATGTGTGGAGGGGGCAGAG AGTTTCAG CACATTAAGGATGGCCGTGCAGCACTTGCAAGGATGGACAGGGGAGTATCTATGCCTAATATGTTGGAACCAAAA GTGTATCCCTATGAAATGCTCATGATAACCAGTAGAGGGAGAGCTAAACTGCCCAGGGATGTGGACAGAACCAGACTGGAG CGCCACTTAGCACCCGAAACGTTCTTTGACATCTTTGGAATGGAGATCCAGGAGTTTGACAGGCTTCCCCTGTGGAAACGCAACGACATGAAAAAGAAGGCCAAGCTCTTCTAA
- the ablim1a gene encoding actin-binding LIM protein 1 isoform X2 codes for MSARVAHAQDTHHHSAEKPLIQCYKCGQPCKGEVLRVQNKHFHLKCFTCKVCGCDLAQGGFFMKNGEYLCTLDYQRMHGTRCNGCGDFVEGEVVTALGKTYHPACFVCTICKRPFPAGDRVTFNGKDCLCQYCVEPMSPGPKDILGSSNCAGCGRDIKNGQALLALDKQWHLGCFKCKACSKVLTGEYISKDGAPYCEKDYQIHFGVQCEACHQFITGKVLEAGDKHYHPSCARCSRCNQMFTEGEEMYLQGSTVWHPGCKNTTRTEERHRERLLPPSLLFLQKTERQPTRSSSESICSRPGSSIPGSPGHTIYAKVDNEILDYRDLAAIPKVKAIYDIERPDLITYEPMYTTSLEEREERRESVGELHTARRERSPLPDDKSSRNMSPTPPGEGSYDRRERILQRSTSQGSIGSPVYNRHGYTPTLSRSPQHFHRPEALTGMQKLCSSLCSNSVGSRNSDSRPTSPFRHHFLPHSQGTDPPSGRSSPLPLRPDSRPVTPPLSQTPKHFHLPDQGSNIYRKPPIYKLHDSAAIARQSKSGDDIIRSATFPAAHAPSPDDSSRSEGDLWPYSLAVLGSEGRRRSREEEEEEALKRKQLQEEHLSKIQSGLGKLILKEEMEKEQIRERHARSLSAQRYDPKQTNCDAEPTSPTKTNSLPGYGRNGLHRPQSTDFTQYNSYGDMCGGGREFQHIKDGRAALARMDRGVSMPNMLEPKVYPYEMLMITSRGRAKLPRDVDRTRLERHLAPETFFDIFGMEIQEFDRLPLWKRNDMKKKAKLF; via the exons TGGCTCATGCGCAGGACACACACCACCACTCCGCAGAGAAGCCCCTGATCCAGTGCTACAAGTGTGGGCAGCCATGCAAGGGAGAGGTGCTCCGGGTGCAGAACAAGCACTTTCACCTCAAGTGCTTCACCTGCAAAG TGTGCGGCTGCGACCTCGCCCAGGGGGGCTTCTTCATGAAGAATGGAGAGTATCTGTGCACGCTGGACTACCAACGCATGCACGGCACCCGCTGCAATGGCTGCGGGGAttttgttgagggagaagtggtcACTGCCCTGGGCAAGACGTACCACCCCGCCTGCTTCGTGTGCACAATCTGCAA ACGACCGTTCCCCGCGGGGGACAGGGTGACCTTTAACGGCAAGGACTGCCTGTGTCAGTACTGTGTGGAGCCAATGTCTCCAGGACCAAAGGACATCCTGGGCTCCAGCA ATTGTGCAGGATGCGGCCGGGACATCAAGAACGGACAGGCTCTTCTTGCCCTGGACAAACAGTGGCATCTGGGCTGCTTTAAGTGCAAGGCCTGCAGCAAAGTGCTGACCGGGGAGTACATCAGCAA ggaTGGCGCCCCCTACTGTGAGAAGGATTACCAGATTCATTTTGGAGTTCAGTGTGAAGCTTGCCATCAATTCATCACGGGAAAAGTGTTAGAG GCAGGAGATAAGCACTACCATCCCAGCTGTGCACGGTGCAGCAGGTGCAATCAGATGTTCACAGAGGGAGAAGAAATGTACCTTCAAG GATCAACCGTCTGGCATCCCGGCTGCAAGAACACCacgagaacagaggagagacaCAGGGAGCGG CTATTGCCTCCGTCCCTCTTATTCCTTCAAAAAACAGAAAGGCAG ccCACGAGGTCGTCATCCGAGAGTATTTGTTCCAGACCTGGTTCAAGCATACCTGGCTCACCGGGTCACACGATCTAT GCAAAAGTAGACAATGAGATCCTTGATTACAGAGACCTAGCTGCCATTCCAAAAGTCAAAGCCATTTATGACATTGAGCGCCCCGATCTTATTACCTATGAACCTATGTACACCACCTccctggaagagagagaggagagacgagaGAGTGTGGGAGAG CTCCACACTGCCAGGAGGGAACGGTCCCCCTTGCCCGATGACAAG TCGTCAAGGAACATGTCGCCAACCCCACCTGGAGAG GGCTCTTATGACAGGAGGGAACGCATCCTCCAGAGGTCCACCAGTCAGGGCTCCATAGGATCGCCAGTTTACAATCGCCACGGTTACACGCCCACGTTGTCGCGGTCGCCACAGCACTTTCACAGACCAG AGGCTTTGACAGGCATGCAgaagctctgctcctccctgtGCAGTAACAGTGTGGGCTCCAGAAATAGTGACTCACGCCCCACCTCCCCTTTCAGACACCACTTCCTCCCCCATAGCCAAG GCACGGACCCGCCGAGTGGCCGGAGCTCCCCTCTGCCGCTCAGGCCCGACAGCCGGCCGGTCACCCCGCCTCTCTCTCAGACACCTAAACATTTCCACCTCCCAG ATCAAGGGAGCAACATCTACAGAAAGCCACCAATCTACAAACTACACG ATTCAGCCGCCATAGCACGCCAAAGCAAGTCTGGTGACGACATCATCAGATCCGCCACCTTCCCCGCCGCTCATGCTCCCTCTCCGGACGACAGCTCGCGGAGTGAGGGCGACCTTTGGCCCTACTCTCTCGCTGTATTAG GTTCAGAAGGAAGGAGACGCtcgagagaagaggaggaagaagaggcctTGAAAAGAAAGCAGCTCCAGGAGGAACATCTCAGTAAG ATTCAGTCGGGTTTGGGGAAGCTCATCCtgaaagaggagatggagaaagagCAGATCAGGGAGCGTCACGCACGCAGCCTCTCTGCTCAGCGTTACGACCCCAAACAGACCAACTGTGACGCAG AGCCAACTTCTCCAACCAAAACAAACTCTCTGCCTGGATATGGGAGGAATGGGCTTCATCGG cCTCAGTCAACAGACTTTACCCAGTACAACAGCTATGGTGACATGTGTGGAGGGGGCAGAG AGTTTCAG CACATTAAGGATGGCCGTGCAGCACTTGCAAGGATGGACAGGGGAGTATCTATGCCTAATATGTTGGAACCAAAA GTGTATCCCTATGAAATGCTCATGATAACCAGTAGAGGGAGAGCTAAACTGCCCAGGGATGTGGACAGAACCAGACTGGAG CGCCACTTAGCACCCGAAACGTTCTTTGACATCTTTGGAATGGAGATCCAGGAGTTTGACAGGCTTCCCCTGTGGAAACGCAACGACATGAAAAAGAAGGCCAAGCTCTTCTAA
- the ablim1a gene encoding actin-binding LIM protein 1 isoform X4 has product MVMVKEKVAHAQDTHHHSAEKPLIQCYKCGQPCKGEVLRVQNKHFHLKCFTCKVCGCDLAQGGFFMKNGEYLCTLDYQRMHGTRCNGCGDFVEGEVVTALGKTYHPACFVCTICKRPFPAGDRVTFNGKDCLCQYCVEPMSPGPKDILGSSNCAGCGRDIKNGQALLALDKQWHLGCFKCKACSKVLTGEYISKDGAPYCEKDYQIHFGVQCEACHQFITGKVLEAGDKHYHPSCARCSRCNQMFTEGEEMYLQGSTVWHPGCKNTTRTEERHRERLLPPSLLFLQKTERQPTRSSSESICSRPGSSIPGSPGHTIYAKVDNEILDYRDLAAIPKVKAIYDIERPDLITYEPMYTTSLEEREERRESVGELHTARRERSPLPDDKSSRNMSPTPPGEGSYDRRERILQRSTSQGSIGSPVYNRHGYTPTLSRSPQHFHRPEALTGMQKLCSSLCSNSVGSRNSDSRPTSPFRHHFLPHSQGTDPPSGRSSPLPLRPDSRPVTPPLSQTPKHFHLPDQGSNIYRKPPIYKLHDSAAIARQSKSGDDIIRSATFPAAHAPSPDDSSRSEGDLWPYSLAVLGSEGRRRSREEEEEEALKRKQLQEEHLSKIQSGLGKLILKEEMEKEQIRERHARSLSAQRYDPKQTNCDAEPTSPTKTNSLPGYGRNGLHRPQSTDFTQYNSYGDMCGGGREFQHIKDGRAALARMDRGVSMPNMLEPKVYPYEMLMITSRGRAKLPRDVDRTRLERHLAPETFFDIFGMEIQEFDRLPLWKRNDMKKKAKLF; this is encoded by the exons ATGGTCATGGTCAAAGAAAAAG TGGCTCATGCGCAGGACACACACCACCACTCCGCAGAGAAGCCCCTGATCCAGTGCTACAAGTGTGGGCAGCCATGCAAGGGAGAGGTGCTCCGGGTGCAGAACAAGCACTTTCACCTCAAGTGCTTCACCTGCAAAG TGTGCGGCTGCGACCTCGCCCAGGGGGGCTTCTTCATGAAGAATGGAGAGTATCTGTGCACGCTGGACTACCAACGCATGCACGGCACCCGCTGCAATGGCTGCGGGGAttttgttgagggagaagtggtcACTGCCCTGGGCAAGACGTACCACCCCGCCTGCTTCGTGTGCACAATCTGCAA ACGACCGTTCCCCGCGGGGGACAGGGTGACCTTTAACGGCAAGGACTGCCTGTGTCAGTACTGTGTGGAGCCAATGTCTCCAGGACCAAAGGACATCCTGGGCTCCAGCA ATTGTGCAGGATGCGGCCGGGACATCAAGAACGGACAGGCTCTTCTTGCCCTGGACAAACAGTGGCATCTGGGCTGCTTTAAGTGCAAGGCCTGCAGCAAAGTGCTGACCGGGGAGTACATCAGCAA ggaTGGCGCCCCCTACTGTGAGAAGGATTACCAGATTCATTTTGGAGTTCAGTGTGAAGCTTGCCATCAATTCATCACGGGAAAAGTGTTAGAG GCAGGAGATAAGCACTACCATCCCAGCTGTGCACGGTGCAGCAGGTGCAATCAGATGTTCACAGAGGGAGAAGAAATGTACCTTCAAG GATCAACCGTCTGGCATCCCGGCTGCAAGAACACCacgagaacagaggagagacaCAGGGAGCGG CTATTGCCTCCGTCCCTCTTATTCCTTCAAAAAACAGAAAGGCAG ccCACGAGGTCGTCATCCGAGAGTATTTGTTCCAGACCTGGTTCAAGCATACCTGGCTCACCGGGTCACACGATCTAT GCAAAAGTAGACAATGAGATCCTTGATTACAGAGACCTAGCTGCCATTCCAAAAGTCAAAGCCATTTATGACATTGAGCGCCCCGATCTTATTACCTATGAACCTATGTACACCACCTccctggaagagagagaggagagacgagaGAGTGTGGGAGAG CTCCACACTGCCAGGAGGGAACGGTCCCCCTTGCCCGATGACAAG TCGTCAAGGAACATGTCGCCAACCCCACCTGGAGAG GGCTCTTATGACAGGAGGGAACGCATCCTCCAGAGGTCCACCAGTCAGGGCTCCATAGGATCGCCAGTTTACAATCGCCACGGTTACACGCCCACGTTGTCGCGGTCGCCACAGCACTTTCACAGACCAG AGGCTTTGACAGGCATGCAgaagctctgctcctccctgtGCAGTAACAGTGTGGGCTCCAGAAATAGTGACTCACGCCCCACCTCCCCTTTCAGACACCACTTCCTCCCCCATAGCCAAG GCACGGACCCGCCGAGTGGCCGGAGCTCCCCTCTGCCGCTCAGGCCCGACAGCCGGCCGGTCACCCCGCCTCTCTCTCAGACACCTAAACATTTCCACCTCCCAG ATCAAGGGAGCAACATCTACAGAAAGCCACCAATCTACAAACTACACG ATTCAGCCGCCATAGCACGCCAAAGCAAGTCTGGTGACGACATCATCAGATCCGCCACCTTCCCCGCCGCTCATGCTCCCTCTCCGGACGACAGCTCGCGGAGTGAGGGCGACCTTTGGCCCTACTCTCTCGCTGTATTAG GTTCAGAAGGAAGGAGACGCtcgagagaagaggaggaagaagaggcctTGAAAAGAAAGCAGCTCCAGGAGGAACATCTCAGTAAG ATTCAGTCGGGTTTGGGGAAGCTCATCCtgaaagaggagatggagaaagagCAGATCAGGGAGCGTCACGCACGCAGCCTCTCTGCTCAGCGTTACGACCCCAAACAGACCAACTGTGACGCAG AGCCAACTTCTCCAACCAAAACAAACTCTCTGCCTGGATATGGGAGGAATGGGCTTCATCGG cCTCAGTCAACAGACTTTACCCAGTACAACAGCTATGGTGACATGTGTGGAGGGGGCAGAG AGTTTCAG CACATTAAGGATGGCCGTGCAGCACTTGCAAGGATGGACAGGGGAGTATCTATGCCTAATATGTTGGAACCAAAA GTGTATCCCTATGAAATGCTCATGATAACCAGTAGAGGGAGAGCTAAACTGCCCAGGGATGTGGACAGAACCAGACTGGAG CGCCACTTAGCACCCGAAACGTTCTTTGACATCTTTGGAATGGAGATCCAGGAGTTTGACAGGCTTCCCCTGTGGAAACGCAACGACATGAAAAAGAAGGCCAAGCTCTTCTAA
- the ablim1a gene encoding actin-binding LIM protein 1 isoform X9: MVMVKEKVAHAQDTHHHSAEKPLIQCYKCGQPCKGEVLRVQNKHFHLKCFTCKVCGCDLAQGGFFMKNGEYLCTLDYQRMHGTRCNGCGDFVEGEVVTALGKTYHPACFVCTICKRPFPAGDRVTFNGKDCLCQYCVEPMSPGPKDILGSSNCAGCGRDIKNGQALLALDKQWHLGCFKCKACSKVLTGEYISKDGAPYCEKDYQIHFGVQCEACHQFITGKVLEAGDKHYHPSCARCSRCNQMFTEGEEMYLQGSTVWHPGCKNTTRTEERHRERPTRSSSESICSRPGSSIPGSPGHTIYAKVDNEILDYRDLAAIPKVKAIYDIERPDLITYEPMYTTSLEEREERRESVGELHTARRERSPLPDDKSSRNMSPTPPGEGSYDRRERILQRSTSQGSIGSPVYNRHGYTPTLSRSPQHFHRPDQGSNIYRKPPIYKLHGSEGRRRSREEEEEEALKRKQLQEEHLSKIQSGLGKLILKEEMEKEQIRERHARSLSAQRYDPKQTNCDAEPTSPTKTNSLPGYGRNGLHRPQSTDFTQYNSYGDMCGGGREFQHIKDGRAALARMDRGVSMPNMLEPKVYPYEMLMITSRGRAKLPRDVDRTRLERHLAPETFFDIFGMEIQEFDRLPLWKRNDMKKKAKLF, from the exons ATGGTCATGGTCAAAGAAAAAG TGGCTCATGCGCAGGACACACACCACCACTCCGCAGAGAAGCCCCTGATCCAGTGCTACAAGTGTGGGCAGCCATGCAAGGGAGAGGTGCTCCGGGTGCAGAACAAGCACTTTCACCTCAAGTGCTTCACCTGCAAAG TGTGCGGCTGCGACCTCGCCCAGGGGGGCTTCTTCATGAAGAATGGAGAGTATCTGTGCACGCTGGACTACCAACGCATGCACGGCACCCGCTGCAATGGCTGCGGGGAttttgttgagggagaagtggtcACTGCCCTGGGCAAGACGTACCACCCCGCCTGCTTCGTGTGCACAATCTGCAA ACGACCGTTCCCCGCGGGGGACAGGGTGACCTTTAACGGCAAGGACTGCCTGTGTCAGTACTGTGTGGAGCCAATGTCTCCAGGACCAAAGGACATCCTGGGCTCCAGCA ATTGTGCAGGATGCGGCCGGGACATCAAGAACGGACAGGCTCTTCTTGCCCTGGACAAACAGTGGCATCTGGGCTGCTTTAAGTGCAAGGCCTGCAGCAAAGTGCTGACCGGGGAGTACATCAGCAA ggaTGGCGCCCCCTACTGTGAGAAGGATTACCAGATTCATTTTGGAGTTCAGTGTGAAGCTTGCCATCAATTCATCACGGGAAAAGTGTTAGAG GCAGGAGATAAGCACTACCATCCCAGCTGTGCACGGTGCAGCAGGTGCAATCAGATGTTCACAGAGGGAGAAGAAATGTACCTTCAAG GATCAACCGTCTGGCATCCCGGCTGCAAGAACACCacgagaacagaggagagacaCAGGGAGCGG ccCACGAGGTCGTCATCCGAGAGTATTTGTTCCAGACCTGGTTCAAGCATACCTGGCTCACCGGGTCACACGATCTAT GCAAAAGTAGACAATGAGATCCTTGATTACAGAGACCTAGCTGCCATTCCAAAAGTCAAAGCCATTTATGACATTGAGCGCCCCGATCTTATTACCTATGAACCTATGTACACCACCTccctggaagagagagaggagagacgagaGAGTGTGGGAGAG CTCCACACTGCCAGGAGGGAACGGTCCCCCTTGCCCGATGACAAG TCGTCAAGGAACATGTCGCCAACCCCACCTGGAGAG GGCTCTTATGACAGGAGGGAACGCATCCTCCAGAGGTCCACCAGTCAGGGCTCCATAGGATCGCCAGTTTACAATCGCCACGGTTACACGCCCACGTTGTCGCGGTCGCCACAGCACTTTCACAGACCAG ATCAAGGGAGCAACATCTACAGAAAGCCACCAATCTACAAACTACACG GTTCAGAAGGAAGGAGACGCtcgagagaagaggaggaagaagaggcctTGAAAAGAAAGCAGCTCCAGGAGGAACATCTCAGTAAG ATTCAGTCGGGTTTGGGGAAGCTCATCCtgaaagaggagatggagaaagagCAGATCAGGGAGCGTCACGCACGCAGCCTCTCTGCTCAGCGTTACGACCCCAAACAGACCAACTGTGACGCAG AGCCAACTTCTCCAACCAAAACAAACTCTCTGCCTGGATATGGGAGGAATGGGCTTCATCGG cCTCAGTCAACAGACTTTACCCAGTACAACAGCTATGGTGACATGTGTGGAGGGGGCAGAG AGTTTCAG CACATTAAGGATGGCCGTGCAGCACTTGCAAGGATGGACAGGGGAGTATCTATGCCTAATATGTTGGAACCAAAA GTGTATCCCTATGAAATGCTCATGATAACCAGTAGAGGGAGAGCTAAACTGCCCAGGGATGTGGACAGAACCAGACTGGAG CGCCACTTAGCACCCGAAACGTTCTTTGACATCTTTGGAATGGAGATCCAGGAGTTTGACAGGCTTCCCCTGTGGAAACGCAACGACATGAAAAAGAAGGCCAAGCTCTTCTAA
- the ablim1a gene encoding actin-binding LIM protein 1 isoform X8 — translation MVMVKEKVAHAQDTHHHSAEKPLIQCYKCGQPCKGEVLRVQNKHFHLKCFTCKVCGCDLAQGGFFMKNGEYLCTLDYQRMHGTRCNGCGDFVEGEVVTALGKTYHPACFVCTICKRPFPAGDRVTFNGKDCLCQYCVEPMSPGPKDILGSSNCAGCGRDIKNGQALLALDKQWHLGCFKCKACSKVLTGEYISKDGAPYCEKDYQIHFGVQCEACHQFITGKVLEAGDKHYHPSCARCSRCNQMFTEGEEMYLQGSTVWHPGCKNTTRTEERHRERPTRSSSESICSRPGSSIPGSPGHTIYAKVDNEILDYRDLAAIPKVKAIYDIERPDLITYEPMYTTSLEEREERRESVGELHTARRERSPLPDDKSSRNMSPTPPGEGSYDRRERILQRSTSQGSIGSPVYNRHGYTPTLSRSPQHFHRPGTDPPSGRSSPLPLRPDSRPVTPPLSQTPKHFHLPDQGSNIYRKPPIYKLHGSEGRRRSREEEEEEALKRKQLQEEHLSKIQSGLGKLILKEEMEKEQIRERHARSLSAQRYDPKQTNCDAEPTSPTKTNSLPGYGRNGLHRPQSTDFTQYNSYGDMCGGGREFQHIKDGRAALARMDRGVSMPNMLEPKVYPYEMLMITSRGRAKLPRDVDRTRLERHLAPETFFDIFGMEIQEFDRLPLWKRNDMKKKAKLF, via the exons ATGGTCATGGTCAAAGAAAAAG TGGCTCATGCGCAGGACACACACCACCACTCCGCAGAGAAGCCCCTGATCCAGTGCTACAAGTGTGGGCAGCCATGCAAGGGAGAGGTGCTCCGGGTGCAGAACAAGCACTTTCACCTCAAGTGCTTCACCTGCAAAG TGTGCGGCTGCGACCTCGCCCAGGGGGGCTTCTTCATGAAGAATGGAGAGTATCTGTGCACGCTGGACTACCAACGCATGCACGGCACCCGCTGCAATGGCTGCGGGGAttttgttgagggagaagtggtcACTGCCCTGGGCAAGACGTACCACCCCGCCTGCTTCGTGTGCACAATCTGCAA ACGACCGTTCCCCGCGGGGGACAGGGTGACCTTTAACGGCAAGGACTGCCTGTGTCAGTACTGTGTGGAGCCAATGTCTCCAGGACCAAAGGACATCCTGGGCTCCAGCA ATTGTGCAGGATGCGGCCGGGACATCAAGAACGGACAGGCTCTTCTTGCCCTGGACAAACAGTGGCATCTGGGCTGCTTTAAGTGCAAGGCCTGCAGCAAAGTGCTGACCGGGGAGTACATCAGCAA ggaTGGCGCCCCCTACTGTGAGAAGGATTACCAGATTCATTTTGGAGTTCAGTGTGAAGCTTGCCATCAATTCATCACGGGAAAAGTGTTAGAG GCAGGAGATAAGCACTACCATCCCAGCTGTGCACGGTGCAGCAGGTGCAATCAGATGTTCACAGAGGGAGAAGAAATGTACCTTCAAG GATCAACCGTCTGGCATCCCGGCTGCAAGAACACCacgagaacagaggagagacaCAGGGAGCGG ccCACGAGGTCGTCATCCGAGAGTATTTGTTCCAGACCTGGTTCAAGCATACCTGGCTCACCGGGTCACACGATCTAT GCAAAAGTAGACAATGAGATCCTTGATTACAGAGACCTAGCTGCCATTCCAAAAGTCAAAGCCATTTATGACATTGAGCGCCCCGATCTTATTACCTATGAACCTATGTACACCACCTccctggaagagagagaggagagacgagaGAGTGTGGGAGAG CTCCACACTGCCAGGAGGGAACGGTCCCCCTTGCCCGATGACAAG TCGTCAAGGAACATGTCGCCAACCCCACCTGGAGAG GGCTCTTATGACAGGAGGGAACGCATCCTCCAGAGGTCCACCAGTCAGGGCTCCATAGGATCGCCAGTTTACAATCGCCACGGTTACACGCCCACGTTGTCGCGGTCGCCACAGCACTTTCACAGACCAG GCACGGACCCGCCGAGTGGCCGGAGCTCCCCTCTGCCGCTCAGGCCCGACAGCCGGCCGGTCACCCCGCCTCTCTCTCAGACACCTAAACATTTCCACCTCCCAG ATCAAGGGAGCAACATCTACAGAAAGCCACCAATCTACAAACTACACG GTTCAGAAGGAAGGAGACGCtcgagagaagaggaggaagaagaggcctTGAAAAGAAAGCAGCTCCAGGAGGAACATCTCAGTAAG ATTCAGTCGGGTTTGGGGAAGCTCATCCtgaaagaggagatggagaaagagCAGATCAGGGAGCGTCACGCACGCAGCCTCTCTGCTCAGCGTTACGACCCCAAACAGACCAACTGTGACGCAG AGCCAACTTCTCCAACCAAAACAAACTCTCTGCCTGGATATGGGAGGAATGGGCTTCATCGG cCTCAGTCAACAGACTTTACCCAGTACAACAGCTATGGTGACATGTGTGGAGGGGGCAGAG AGTTTCAG CACATTAAGGATGGCCGTGCAGCACTTGCAAGGATGGACAGGGGAGTATCTATGCCTAATATGTTGGAACCAAAA GTGTATCCCTATGAAATGCTCATGATAACCAGTAGAGGGAGAGCTAAACTGCCCAGGGATGTGGACAGAACCAGACTGGAG CGCCACTTAGCACCCGAAACGTTCTTTGACATCTTTGGAATGGAGATCCAGGAGTTTGACAGGCTTCCCCTGTGGAAACGCAACGACATGAAAAAGAAGGCCAAGCTCTTCTAA